A segment of the Streptomyces sp. P9-A2 genome:
CGCATGACCCTGTTGGACGTCTCCGCAACCGGTGAGGAGAACGTCCTGGACGTCACATCCGGTGATATGAACGACCTCGCCTACCGGCGCAAGCAACTGCAGCAGATGCAGCAGGCCGCTCCCACCATGGAGGACCTCGCCGGCGGTCTGAGCATCACCGACCTGACGCTCTCCGACTTCCGGATGGACGCCGCCGCCCGTGCACGGGGAGAGCTTCAGGAGATCACCGGGTGGCCCCTGGCTCTCTTCGGCGTCACCCGCTTCGACAAGGCCCTCGCCGACGACGGGCTCGTTCCTGGAGCAGTCTTCCTCCTGCGCGTGAGGGACGACGCGATCTCCTTCTCCGAGGCGTACCCGCTGGCGCCGTACGTGCTGGCCTACGTGACCGACGACGGCAGCCTCGCGCACGAGATCGAGGAACCCAAACTGGCCCTCGACGTCCTGCGCCACCACTGCCTGGGCGACACCGAACCCGACGCCGCCGTCCTCGCGGAGTTCGACCGGGCGACCAGGTCGGGCAGGTCCATGAAGCACTACCGCAACCTTCTGGACGTGGCGGTCCGAGCCGCTTCCGGCAAGGCCGAAGAGAGCATGGTGGCCTCACTCTTCTCGGCGGGCCCCTCACAACTGGGAACGGAGGCCGCCGCGCCCGGTCTGGAAGCCGTGGACGTGATCGCGTGGATGGCGGTGCTCCCGTGACGGACGTACCCCGCGATCACGACGGTGCCGCCCTGTTGGCTCTGCCCGACAAGGCACGCCAGCACCATCGCATCACGAAGAAGCTGCTCGCCGCCCAGTTCGAGGATCAGGCCCCCGCCGACGCCCGTCTGATCACCAAGGCGGTGGCCTCGGCTCAACTGGTCGGCATCCTGCGCCCGGAGACCATCCAGGCACCCATGTACCAGGACAGCGAGCGTGCTGTCGTCGACATCCCGGTTCTCGAGGCGTTCCTGGCCGACAAGACCTCGGCGTCGGACAGGACCCGCGTGGCCGAACTCATCCACCGCAGCATGGCCAAGCCGGTGGTGCTGTTCGCGCACATACACGACGGCACCACCACCCTCTCGCTGGCGCTCAGCCACGTCAGCCGCACGGACCCCACTCAGTCGACCTCCGTGATAGACGCACACGTCATGGTGCCGACCGGGGGCATCGAACCGGGCGCCCTGCACCTGGAGCGGCTCGACCGCACGGACATGTGGGCGCTGTACCGCGACCTCGTGCGCACCGCCGCCGCCGACGGCCGCCCGGCCGGCACTGCCCTGCGGGCAGCGAACGCGATCACGCTGCGTCGACGGTTGACCGACCTGGAGAGCGAACTGATCGCGGTTGTACGGGACGCAAAACGTGCGAAGAACCAGCAGCAGCGCATCGATCTGAACACGGCGACACGGACGCTACGTGCACAGATCGGACATGTCAGAGGCAACCTATACAGTGCCGACGGCGACCGCGACAACACCTGAGCAGTCCATAAATCCCCACCTATACACACAAGAAAGACATCACTCGTGACCCTGGACTTCGAATCAGTCGACGACCTGACCGGCCCCGGCGAGGCCAAGTCGAACCTCGACGCACTGGCCCGTCTCTTCCCCGACGCCGTCGTCAACGGCACCGTCGATATCGAGGCCCTCCGGGACCTGCTGGGTGAGAACGCCGCCCCCACAACCGCCGAGGCGTTCGGCCTGCGCTGGCCGGGCATGGCCGAAGCCCGCCGCCTGTCCACCCTCCCAGCGACGGGCACGCTCCTGCCGAAGCAGGAGGAGTCCGTGGACTGGGACAACACCCGCAACATCGTGGTCGAGGGCGACAACCTCGAGGTGCTGCGTCTGCTGCGGCGCGGGTATACCAA
Coding sequences within it:
- a CDS encoding DUF4391 domain-containing protein, translating into MTDVPRDHDGAALLALPDKARQHHRITKKLLAAQFEDQAPADARLITKAVASAQLVGILRPETIQAPMYQDSERAVVDIPVLEAFLADKTSASDRTRVAELIHRSMAKPVVLFAHIHDGTTTLSLALSHVSRTDPTQSTSVIDAHVMVPTGGIEPGALHLERLDRTDMWALYRDLVRTAAADGRPAGTALRAANAITLRRRLTDLESELIAVVRDAKRAKNQQQRIDLNTATRTLRAQIGHVRGNLYSADGDRDNT